In Trifolium pratense cultivar HEN17-A07 linkage group LG7, ARS_RC_1.1, whole genome shotgun sequence, a genomic segment contains:
- the LOC123897671 gene encoding probable histone H2A.1, giving the protein MEATKTKKVGAGGRKGGESRKKAVTRSTRAGLQFPVGRIGRYLKKGRYAKRIGTGAPVYLAAVLEYLAAEVLELAGNAARDNKKNRIIPRHVLLAVRNDDELGKLLAGVTIAHGGVLPNINPILLPKKNEKAAAKEPKSPSKAGKSPKNA; this is encoded by the exons ATGGAAGCAACCAAGACTAAGAAAGTAGGAGCTGGAGGAAGAAAAGGTGGTGAATCAAGGAAGAAGGCGGTTACCAGATCCACCAGAGCTGGTCTTCAATTCCCCGTCGGAAGAATCGGCCGTTACTTGAAGAAAGGTCGTTATGCTAAGCGTATCGGTACCGGTGCTCCGGTTTACCTCGCCGCCGTTCTTGAATATCTTGCTGCTGAG GTTCTTGAATTGGCTGGAAATGCTGCACGTGACAACAAGAAGAATCGGATTATCCCTAGGCATGTGTTGTTGGCTGTGAGGAACGATGATGAGCTTGGAAAATTGCTTGCTGGTGTCACTATTGCTCATGGTGGTGTTCTTCCTAATATTAATCCAATTCTTTTGCCTAAGAAGAATGAGAAAGCTGCTGCTAAGGAGCCGAAATCTCCATCGAAGGCTGGAAAATCACCGAAGAATGCTTAG